In the genome of Halapricum salinum, one region contains:
- a CDS encoding GNAT family N-acetyltransferase, giving the protein MTVRRATPADRPAIRDIARRSLETSYSLSPQAITSAVEEWYGEDRLAETLEDDDRLLLVIEIDEQVVGFSESTLEETVVFEESQNSQQKAMLLWLHVDPAYRGEGVGTELFERTRDRLHDQGASSVQGRVLAENTEGNSFFGKYGFTKVGRREIDIDGRTHVENIYIETPSGMQELALDDGTTVYVNRDESDRGSLAAFHTVYADEAGTDRYGYYCGSCDQLANAMDAMGRIECDSCGNSRKPTRWDAAYM; this is encoded by the coding sequence ATGACTGTCCGCCGCGCCACGCCAGCCGATCGTCCAGCGATTCGAGACATCGCCCGTCGGTCTCTGGAGACGTCCTACTCGCTGAGCCCGCAAGCCATCACCAGCGCCGTCGAGGAGTGGTACGGCGAAGACCGACTCGCCGAGACGCTCGAAGACGACGACCGCCTGTTGCTCGTCATCGAGATCGACGAGCAGGTCGTCGGGTTCTCCGAGAGCACGCTCGAAGAGACGGTCGTCTTCGAGGAGAGTCAAAATAGCCAGCAAAAAGCGATGTTGCTGTGGCTGCACGTCGACCCCGCCTATCGGGGCGAGGGGGTCGGGACCGAACTGTTCGAGCGGACCCGCGATCGACTCCACGACCAGGGCGCGAGTTCCGTCCAGGGTCGCGTCCTCGCCGAGAACACCGAGGGCAACAGCTTCTTCGGCAAGTACGGCTTCACGAAGGTCGGCCGACGCGAGATCGACATCGACGGCCGGACGCACGTCGAGAACATCTACATCGAGACGCCCTCTGGAATGCAAGAGCTCGCACTCGACGACGGGACGACCGTCTACGTCAACCGCGACGAGTCCGACCGTGGCTCGCTGGCGGCGTTCCACACCGTCTATGCCGACGAAGCCGGGACCGACCGCTACGGCTACTACTGTGGCAGTTGCGACCAGCTCGCCAATGCGATGGACGCGATGGGGCGCATCGAGTGTGACAGCTGTGGCAACAGCCGCAAACCCACGCGCTGGGACGCGGCGTATATGTAA
- a CDS encoding HD domain-containing protein, whose protein sequence is MGVEITESPVSEDEFEEMKAFVRDYLTASVETEDEGGRMRWYPWHSAEYRFNHILNVVDLAEEIARKEGANVDVTRVAALFHDIAKLEAEQDRHAEVGANITKEYLTTHADYPPSFVEQVVESVRDHSYQGELTDLPLETQCLIEADILDKVGANGATLLLLRMGYESRTHMDASEMIERVIERGKDATERIRSDAAESAAHRRLKRVVWLKEWLEAEVADMEDDTDPFDVGDVDAAER, encoded by the coding sequence GTGGGTGTCGAGATCACGGAGTCGCCAGTTAGTGAAGACGAGTTCGAGGAGATGAAGGCGTTCGTCCGCGACTATCTCACCGCGAGCGTCGAGACAGAGGACGAAGGCGGACGAATGCGATGGTACCCCTGGCACTCCGCGGAGTATCGGTTCAACCACATCCTGAACGTGGTCGACCTCGCCGAAGAGATCGCCCGTAAAGAGGGGGCGAACGTCGACGTGACTCGCGTCGCGGCGCTGTTTCACGACATCGCCAAGCTCGAAGCCGAACAGGACCGCCACGCCGAGGTCGGCGCGAACATCACCAAGGAGTACCTGACGACTCACGCCGACTACCCGCCGTCGTTCGTCGAGCAGGTCGTCGAGTCCGTCCGCGACCACTCCTATCAGGGCGAGCTGACGGACCTGCCCCTGGAAACGCAGTGTCTCATCGAGGCCGATATCCTCGACAAGGTCGGCGCGAACGGCGCGACCCTGCTGCTGTTGCGGATGGGCTACGAGTCCCGAACGCACATGGACGCCTCCGAGATGATCGAGCGCGTCATCGAACGCGGGAAAGACGCCACAGAGCGGATCCGCAGTGACGCTGCCGAGAGCGCCGCCCACCGCCGTCTCAAGCGCGTGGTCTGGCTCAAAGAGTGGCTCGAAGCCGAAGTCGCCGATATGGAGGACGACACCGACCCCTTCGACGTCGGCGACGTCGACGCCGCCGAGCGCTAG
- a CDS encoding DUF502 domain-containing protein — MNWNHRLRNSFITGLILIAPLVITIIVLQFLLGWLTGFVSPVVDAINLAQVTGNIEFLAQLLALAILVLLILLLGLFAQWGLVDRFSGGFGRVISVIPMVRVIYASVRQVSNSLMSSGSRYESVVLVEWPRKGTYAIGFVTAESPEPVQTITGEAYNVYIPNSPNPTNGHLMMLPDEEVHEIDMSVRRGIRLMVTTGMAETSEDLEELEAEVDVNFEELVEDDDEGRDAQAPTESERTESERDE; from the coding sequence GTGAACTGGAACCACCGGTTGCGCAACAGCTTCATCACGGGGTTGATCCTGATCGCTCCACTGGTGATCACGATCATCGTCCTGCAGTTTCTGCTGGGCTGGCTGACCGGGTTCGTCAGTCCGGTCGTCGACGCGATCAATCTCGCGCAGGTGACGGGCAACATCGAGTTTCTGGCGCAGTTACTGGCGCTGGCGATTCTGGTGCTGTTGATCCTCCTTCTCGGGTTGTTCGCCCAGTGGGGGCTGGTCGATCGGTTCTCCGGTGGGTTCGGGCGCGTGATCAGCGTGATCCCGATGGTCAGGGTGATCTACGCCAGCGTCCGGCAGGTATCGAACTCGCTGATGAGTTCGGGCAGTCGCTACGAGAGCGTCGTCCTCGTCGAGTGGCCCCGGAAGGGGACCTACGCCATCGGATTCGTCACCGCCGAGAGTCCCGAGCCGGTGCAGACGATCACCGGTGAAGCCTACAACGTCTACATCCCGAACAGTCCCAATCCGACCAACGGCCACCTGATGATGCTCCCTGACGAGGAGGTCCACGAGATCGACATGTCCGTCCGTCGGGGGATCCGGCTGATGGTCACGACCGGGATGGCCGAGACAAGCGAGGACCTCGAAGAACTCGAAGCCGAGGTCGACGTCAACTTCGAGGAACTGGTCGAGGACGACGACGAGGGTCGAGACGCCCAAGCGCCGACAGAATCGGAGCGAACCGAATCGGAGCGCGACGAATAG
- a CDS encoding multiprotein bridging factor aMBF1, which produces MVQCEMCGTETNSPNTVKIEGAELEVCDECTEFGTEVKTKESSTTSTKYSTSSSSGSSSSGSSSSGSSRSSTGGSGGSSGGGRRRDMFDEMDEIAQDYDQRIRSARESAGLSQEELAKQLNEKASLIRKLEHGETLPSDDVQRKLERALDIDLSEGSEPEDAEWEGGSSTGEYTLGDVVERKDS; this is translated from the coding sequence ATGGTTCAGTGTGAGATGTGCGGGACGGAGACGAACTCACCGAACACCGTCAAGATCGAGGGGGCGGAGCTTGAGGTCTGTGACGAGTGTACCGAGTTCGGGACCGAAGTGAAGACCAAGGAGAGTTCGACGACGAGCACGAAGTATTCGACGAGTTCTTCGAGCGGGTCGAGTTCCTCCGGGTCGTCGAGTTCGGGATCGAGCCGATCGTCGACCGGCGGGTCCGGGGGATCGAGCGGCGGCGGTCGTCGGCGCGACATGTTCGACGAGATGGACGAGATCGCACAGGACTACGACCAGCGCATCCGGTCGGCCCGCGAATCGGCCGGTCTGAGCCAGGAAGAGCTCGCCAAGCAGCTCAACGAGAAGGCCAGCCTGATTCGCAAACTCGAACACGGCGAGACACTTCCGAGCGACGACGTCCAGCGCAAACTCGAACGCGCGCTCGACATCGACCTCTCGGAGGGAAGCGAGCCCGAAGACGCCGAGTGGGAAGGCGGCTCCTCGACCGGCGAGTACACCCTCGGCGACGTCGTCGAACGGAAAGACTCCTGA